One window of Chryseobacterium sp. JJR-5R genomic DNA carries:
- a CDS encoding XdhC family protein, translated as MKEINDIISAYRKAEAEGMKTALATVVKVTGSSYRQPGARMLITEDGQLTGAISGGCLEGDALKRALLAIQQQQNKLVTYDTSNDEDADFGVQLGCNGIVHILFEPIDAAFEHNPVKMLEKVVEKREDAVLACLFSLARGSAQPGTVLLYRREGQVASREGLDFLSGDIRNTFENKASRIKNISYEGTDCEALIEYIAPAVSLVIAGAGNDVKPLTEIASVLGWEVTVGEGRPAHATEKRFPSAKTIKVTAAENFLNDIIIDDHTFFILMTHNYRYDLTVLRNLLTDSNSRYIGILGPKTKLNRMVDDLAAEGFDITLQHMERIYGPVGLDIGAETSEEIALSVVSEIKAVLEGRKGSSLRYKTDKIHNAVHGDGDK; from the coding sequence ATGAAAGAGATTAATGACATTATCAGCGCTTATCGCAAAGCAGAAGCCGAAGGCATGAAAACAGCACTGGCTACTGTGGTAAAGGTTACGGGATCCTCCTACAGGCAGCCCGGAGCCCGCATGCTGATAACGGAAGACGGGCAACTGACCGGAGCCATAAGCGGAGGATGCCTGGAAGGCGATGCGCTGAAAAGAGCTTTGCTGGCCATTCAGCAGCAGCAGAATAAGCTGGTTACGTATGATACCAGCAATGATGAAGATGCCGATTTTGGAGTACAGTTGGGATGCAACGGAATTGTCCATATCCTTTTTGAACCTATCGATGCTGCGTTTGAGCATAATCCGGTTAAGATGCTGGAAAAAGTCGTGGAAAAACGGGAAGATGCCGTACTGGCCTGCCTTTTTTCACTCGCCAGGGGAAGTGCACAGCCGGGAACGGTACTGTTGTACAGAAGAGAAGGACAGGTTGCATCACGGGAGGGACTTGATTTTTTATCAGGCGACATTCGTAATACGTTTGAAAACAAGGCTTCACGTATTAAAAATATTTCCTATGAAGGAACGGATTGCGAGGCATTGATTGAATACATAGCTCCGGCGGTTTCGCTTGTCATTGCCGGTGCCGGAAATGATGTAAAACCGTTAACGGAAATTGCATCGGTATTGGGCTGGGAAGTAACAGTAGGAGAGGGAAGGCCTGCACATGCTACAGAAAAACGGTTTCCGTCTGCGAAAACGATAAAGGTAACGGCAGCTGAAAATTTCCTGAATGACATAATCATAGATGACCATACATTTTTTATCCTGATGACCCACAATTACCGGTATGACCTGACGGTGCTGAGAAACCTGCTGACTGATAGTAACAGCCGTTACATCGGGATCCTGGGGCCAAAAACAAAACTGAACCGGATGGTTGATGACCTTGCGGCTGAAGGTTTTGACATAACGCTGCAGCACATGGAAAGAATCTATGGCCCGGTAGGGCTTGATATAGGTGCGGAAACCTCAGAAGAGATCGCTCTTTCCGTAGTTTCTGAAATAAAAGCGGTACTGGAAGGCAGGAAAGGAAGTTCCCTGAGATATAAAACAGATAAAATTCACAATGCCGTTCATGGAGATGGTGACAAATAA
- a CDS encoding nucleotidyltransferase family protein: protein MMAQENTGIIILAAGNSSRLGQPKQLLDYQGRTLLRHTVEQALAVSSRVIVVTGSENSIIDQETGSAATIRNENWQEGMASSIHKGLNEMLLKYSETENILITVCDQPHIDASVFSELIEKRQLSGKKIIASCYSGTLGTPVLFSQSYFSDLLKLSGHEGAKKLLIKYKDEVGQVLFEKGSVDIDTPEDYQQLINNQ from the coding sequence ATGATGGCACAGGAGAATACCGGAATCATTATTCTGGCAGCAGGAAATTCATCAAGATTAGGCCAGCCGAAACAGCTTCTGGATTATCAGGGAAGAACATTGCTGCGCCATACCGTAGAACAGGCTCTGGCCGTGAGCTCCAGAGTTATTGTGGTTACAGGCAGCGAAAACTCAATAATTGATCAGGAAACAGGATCTGCCGCAACCATACGCAATGAAAACTGGCAGGAAGGCATGGCTTCATCCATTCACAAAGGGCTGAATGAAATGCTGTTAAAATATTCCGAAACAGAAAATATACTCATTACCGTCTGTGACCAGCCGCATATCGATGCCTCTGTCTTTTCAGAACTGATTGAAAAAAGGCAGTTATCAGGAAAAAAAATTATCGCTTCATGCTATTCCGGCACACTTGGGACCCCCGTATTGTTCAGCCAGTCTTATTTCAGTGATTTACTTAAGCTAAGTGGCCATGAAGGCGCTAAAAAATTGCTTATAAAATACAAAGATGAGGTAGGGCAGGTGTTGTTTGAAAAAGGATCCGTGGATATCGATACCCCTGAAGATTATCAACAACTTATTAATAACCAATGA
- a CDS encoding molybdopterin-binding protein, translating into MKYIVTILLLITATLKAQHASSLQIKGDIAQPVTVSFTDLSTYTVHEIKSLDILNHKMEFKKTLRNLKGVWLKDILGQVKFNVSSPKELSTFYLVCIADDGYKVVYSWNELFNSAAGENAMIVTESDGVSALKKEEGISLVTPGDQATGRRYVKNISEIIIHKVD; encoded by the coding sequence ATGAAGTACATTGTCACCATTCTGCTGTTAATAACGGCAACCTTAAAAGCACAGCATGCATCCTCCCTGCAGATTAAAGGGGATATCGCCCAGCCTGTTACCGTTTCTTTTACGGATTTAAGTACATATACCGTCCATGAAATCAAAAGCCTGGATATCCTGAATCATAAAATGGAATTTAAAAAGACACTGAGAAACCTGAAAGGCGTATGGCTTAAAGATATTTTGGGTCAGGTAAAATTCAATGTCTCATCTCCGAAGGAGCTCAGCACATTTTATCTGGTTTGTATAGCAGATGACGGTTATAAAGTGGTATATTCCTGGAATGAGCTGTTTAATTCTGCCGCTGGGGAAAATGCCATGATCGTAACTGAATCTGACGGCGTTTCAGCTTTGAAAAAAGAAGAAGGCATCAGTCTGGTTACTCCCGGCGATCAGGCAACCGGCAGGAGGTATGTTAAAAATATTTCTGAGATCATCATTCATAAGGTAGATTAA
- a CDS encoding MoaD/ThiS family protein, which produces MEIKIIAFGRIAEITGKEFIITAPDTDTLKQQLATQFPQLSGMKYAVAVNKKMTDGNTQLNTNDTVALMPPYSGG; this is translated from the coding sequence ATGGAAATAAAAATAATTGCATTCGGGCGGATTGCTGAAATTACCGGTAAGGAATTTATAATTACAGCACCTGATACCGACACTTTAAAACAACAGCTGGCCACGCAGTTTCCTCAGCTTTCCGGTATGAAATATGCCGTAGCCGTCAACAAAAAAATGACGGACGGAAATACGCAACTGAATACTAATGATACGGTGGCTCTGATGCCTCCCTATTCCGGCGGATAA
- a CDS encoding sulfite exporter TauE/SafE family protein gives MSIELFYGILFAVAFFYAAVGHGGASGYLALMALYGVAPEEMKPTALVLNLFVSLTSFIQYYRGGYFIRKLFIPIAAASVPLAFIGGMITVEENIYKRILGVLLLFPIIRFFFFRNAEDHELKEQNIAVAVITGGIVGLLSGMIGIGGGIILSPILLLLKWTNQKQTAAISAAFIFVNSLSGLGGMLTQGIHFTDDMMMYVIVAFTGGLLGAYFGSKKFNQNVLKYVLATVLLMASYKLLFTKA, from the coding sequence ATGAGTATAGAACTATTTTATGGTATTCTGTTCGCCGTTGCGTTTTTTTATGCGGCTGTAGGCCATGGCGGGGCCAGCGGATATCTTGCACTAATGGCTCTCTACGGAGTGGCACCCGAGGAAATGAAGCCCACTGCCCTGGTACTGAACCTTTTTGTATCCTTAACTTCTTTTATCCAGTACTATCGCGGCGGGTATTTTATCCGGAAACTATTCATTCCGATTGCCGCGGCATCTGTTCCGCTGGCATTTATAGGCGGGATGATTACGGTAGAAGAAAATATCTATAAAAGGATCCTGGGTGTACTGCTGCTGTTCCCGATTATCCGTTTTTTCTTTTTCAGGAATGCTGAAGACCATGAGCTTAAAGAACAGAATATTGCGGTTGCCGTTATCACCGGCGGAATTGTCGGGTTGTTATCCGGAATGATCGGGATCGGAGGTGGCATCATCCTTTCACCCATCCTGCTTCTGCTCAAATGGACCAACCAGAAACAGACTGCGGCCATCAGTGCGGCGTTTATATTTGTGAATTCTCTTTCCGGTCTGGGAGGGATGCTTACCCAGGGAATCCATTTTACCGATGATATGATGATGTATGTGATAGTAGCATTCACTGGCGGATTGTTAGGCGCTTATTTCGGATCGAAAAAATTCAATCAGAATGTTTTAAAATACGTACTGGCAACAGTTTTGCTCATGGCTTCCTACAAACTCTTATTCACAAAAGCATAA
- the moaA gene encoding GTP 3',8-cyclase MoaA — MITDTFGRVHDYLRISLTDNCNLRCFYCMPDEKYAFAPAAKLMQPDEIETIAKLFVSHGVKKIRLTGGEPLVRKDAPVIIDKLGKLGIELAITTNGIRVNEMMDNLVSAQVKTINISLDTLNAEKFKKITRRDLFQKVRDNIDLLIQNNFRVKINVVLMKGLNDDEILDFIEMTRDSQIEVRFIEFMPFTGNRWTSNQVFTLEEILVEVQSRYDILAIEPEAHDTAKKFKIPGFAGNFAVISTMTAPFCSSCNRIRLTADGKLKNCLFSKGETDLLSALRRGEEIMPLIEGTIKAKHKALGGQFSGVFQDIDASTLDNRSMITIGG; from the coding sequence ATGATAACGGATACCTTCGGACGCGTACACGACTATCTTCGGATCTCACTGACCGACAACTGCAACCTGCGGTGCTTTTACTGTATGCCGGATGAGAAATATGCTTTTGCACCTGCTGCAAAGCTGATGCAGCCGGACGAAATAGAAACCATTGCAAAACTTTTCGTATCGCACGGCGTAAAGAAAATAAGACTGACAGGCGGTGAGCCGCTGGTCAGGAAAGATGCTCCGGTCATTATTGATAAATTAGGGAAACTGGGCATTGAGCTGGCCATCACCACCAATGGCATACGGGTTAACGAAATGATGGATAACCTTGTGTCAGCTCAGGTAAAAACCATTAACATAAGCCTGGATACCCTCAACGCCGAAAAATTTAAAAAAATCACCAGAAGGGATCTTTTTCAGAAAGTAAGAGATAATATTGATCTGCTGATCCAAAATAACTTTCGCGTTAAAATCAACGTTGTGCTGATGAAAGGATTAAACGACGATGAAATCCTGGATTTTATAGAAATGACGCGGGATTCTCAGATAGAAGTCCGTTTCATCGAATTTATGCCGTTCACCGGCAACCGTTGGACCAGCAACCAGGTCTTTACACTCGAAGAAATATTGGTAGAAGTACAGAGCCGGTATGATATTCTTGCTATTGAACCGGAAGCCCATGATACAGCTAAAAAATTTAAAATACCCGGTTTTGCCGGGAATTTTGCTGTAATCAGTACCATGACTGCTCCGTTTTGCTCTTCCTGCAACAGGATCCGTCTTACCGCAGACGGCAAGCTTAAAAACTGCTTGTTTTCCAAAGGGGAAACAGACCTTTTAAGTGCCTTACGGAGAGGGGAAGAAATAATGCCGTTAATAGAAGGCACCATCAAAGCAAAACATAAAGCATTAGGAGGACAGTTTTCAGGTGTTTTCCAGGATATTGATGCCAGTACGCTGGATAACCGCAGCATGATAACCATAGGAGGATGA
- a CDS encoding HesA/MoeB/ThiF family protein has protein sequence MKRNNERYARHYALAGFGEIGQEKLLQARVLVIGAGGLGCPVLQYLAAAGIGTIGIADHDRVALSNLQRQTLYTTGDVGCLKAVQAAESLRKLNPEITIETYTEEVTSGNAWELIERYDIVADCTDNFASRYLISDACFLLRKPLVFGAVFQYEGQVAVFDTGNHNEERISYRDLFPEPPAPDEVMDCNEAGVLGVLPGMIGTLQANEVIKLITGIGEVLRGRLLIFNMLTYETLIMDLAKRSDALSLIPENRERFEKTDYRWLCGLSSSSDIEEISPDDFPEITAQPGVLAVDVRERGELPEARFPHIKIPLSELKIETSGINNIKGQKIILFCQSGKRSLKAAELLAAAYGTAIKVSHLKGGITALQNKEHEKRF, from the coding sequence ATGAAACGGAACAATGAAAGGTATGCACGGCACTATGCGCTGGCCGGTTTCGGGGAAATCGGACAGGAAAAACTGCTGCAGGCCAGAGTGCTGGTTATCGGTGCAGGCGGGCTCGGATGTCCGGTCCTCCAGTACCTTGCCGCGGCGGGCATTGGCACCATTGGCATTGCAGACCATGACCGGGTTGCCTTAAGCAATCTCCAGCGGCAGACTTTGTACACTACCGGAGACGTAGGATGTTTGAAAGCCGTTCAGGCGGCTGAAAGTCTCAGAAAACTGAATCCGGAGATCACCATTGAAACCTATACAGAAGAAGTAACTTCCGGGAATGCATGGGAACTGATAGAAAGATACGACATTGTAGCCGACTGCACCGATAATTTTGCTTCCAGATACCTGATCAGTGATGCCTGTTTCCTGCTGCGGAAACCTCTGGTTTTCGGAGCGGTATTTCAGTATGAAGGGCAGGTGGCAGTATTTGACACCGGGAATCATAATGAAGAAAGGATCAGTTACCGTGACCTTTTCCCGGAGCCGCCGGCTCCTGACGAAGTTATGGACTGCAACGAGGCCGGCGTGCTGGGGGTATTGCCGGGAATGATCGGGACCTTACAGGCAAATGAAGTCATCAAACTGATTACAGGCATCGGCGAAGTGCTCAGAGGGCGGCTTTTGATATTCAATATGCTGACGTATGAAACCCTGATTATGGATCTTGCAAAAAGAAGCGATGCTTTAAGTCTTATTCCAGAAAACAGGGAACGTTTTGAAAAAACCGATTACCGCTGGCTTTGCGGGCTCTCCTCTTCTTCTGATATTGAAGAAATTTCGCCGGATGATTTTCCGGAAATCACAGCGCAGCCCGGTGTTCTTGCCGTGGATGTCCGGGAAAGAGGTGAACTTCCTGAAGCCCGTTTTCCTCACATTAAGATTCCTTTATCTGAATTAAAGATTGAAACATCAGGTATCAACAATATTAAAGGACAGAAAATTATTCTATTCTGCCAAAGCGGAAAACGAAGCTTAAAGGCAGCGGAACTGTTAGCCGCAGCATATGGAACCGCCATAAAAGTCAGCCATCTGAAAGGCGGAATAACAGCATTACAAAACAAAGAACATGAAAAAAGATTTTAA
- a CDS encoding (2Fe-2S)-binding protein has protein sequence MVSLNINGKNHELDISEDMPILWVVRDILGLTGTKFGCGVAQCGACMVHLDGDAVRSCITKAKRAVGKKIVTIEGLSQDNNHPVQKAWQDIDVPQCGYCHSGQIMAAVVLLKENPSPTDEDIDIAMAGNLCRCGTYPRIRKAIKIAADIQKKGNG, from the coding sequence ATGGTTTCATTAAATATTAACGGAAAAAATCACGAGCTTGACATCAGCGAGGATATGCCCATCCTATGGGTAGTCAGGGATATTCTCGGCCTTACGGGAACCAAGTTCGGCTGCGGCGTTGCCCAGTGTGGGGCATGCATGGTTCATCTGGACGGCGATGCGGTAAGGTCATGCATCACCAAGGCAAAAAGGGCAGTAGGCAAAAAGATTGTGACCATTGAAGGGCTTTCGCAGGATAATAACCATCCGGTCCAGAAGGCATGGCAGGATATTGATGTTCCGCAGTGCGGCTACTGCCATTCCGGGCAGATTATGGCGGCTGTGGTTTTATTGAAGGAAAACCCGTCCCCGACCGATGAGGATATTGATATTGCCATGGCAGGGAACCTTTGCCGTTGCGGGACCTATCCGAGGATCAGGAAAGCGATTAAAATAGCTGCGGATATTCAGAAAAAAGGAAATGGTTAA
- the glp gene encoding gephyrin-like molybdotransferase Glp: MISVHEAQQIILQNAPTKKTALIPLSEAAGLVVSSDIPAHTDIPAFSQSSMDGYALKFEDRRQPLTIKGEMAAGTSQPLAIETGEATRIFTGAPLPEGADTVVMQEKINIENGRLLISDEGLSLGLNVRPKGSEVKKGETAMAAGTYLSPAAIGFLAGIGHDRIEVFVPPVIAIIVTGNELQDPGRDLAFGQVYEANSFQLKAALQKTGITDIHVFTADDHPEELMDVLQKALAMSDVVLLNGGVSVGDYDFVASTAEQCGVIQKFHKIKQKPGKPLFFGIKGEKLIFGLPGNPSSSLTCFYEYVLPALENATGLRNSVKKKEAVAAHDYKKPAGLTHFLKAYYDEERGEVSPLYAQESYRLHSFAQANCFIVLPEESAGCLKGDKVEIHLLPV, encoded by the coding sequence ATGATTTCAGTACACGAAGCACAACAGATTATTTTACAGAATGCACCAACGAAAAAAACGGCTTTAATTCCGCTTTCGGAGGCTGCAGGATTGGTTGTTTCCTCAGATATTCCGGCGCATACCGATATTCCGGCGTTTTCCCAGTCATCAATGGATGGGTATGCCCTGAAATTTGAAGACCGGAGACAACCGCTTACAATAAAAGGCGAAATGGCAGCCGGCACTTCACAGCCGCTGGCCATTGAAACAGGCGAAGCCACAAGGATTTTTACCGGTGCGCCATTACCTGAAGGTGCCGATACCGTGGTGATGCAGGAAAAGATAAACATTGAAAACGGGCGGTTGCTTATTTCAGATGAAGGTCTGAGCTTAGGCCTGAATGTACGGCCCAAAGGATCGGAAGTAAAAAAAGGGGAAACCGCTATGGCTGCAGGTACTTATCTTTCACCTGCAGCAATTGGTTTTCTGGCTGGGATCGGGCATGATCGTATTGAGGTATTTGTACCGCCTGTGATAGCCATTATTGTTACAGGAAACGAACTGCAGGACCCGGGCCGGGACCTGGCATTCGGGCAGGTGTATGAAGCGAATTCATTCCAGCTCAAAGCTGCCTTGCAAAAAACGGGGATTACGGATATTCATGTATTCACTGCCGATGATCATCCGGAAGAACTGATGGATGTGCTGCAGAAGGCATTAGCAATGAGCGATGTGGTCCTGTTAAATGGCGGAGTAAGCGTAGGTGATTATGATTTTGTGGCTTCAACAGCGGAACAGTGCGGAGTTATTCAGAAATTCCATAAAATAAAACAGAAACCGGGGAAACCGTTGTTTTTCGGAATAAAAGGTGAGAAGCTGATATTCGGGCTCCCGGGGAACCCTTCATCATCTTTGACATGTTTTTATGAATATGTCTTACCGGCACTTGAAAACGCAACTGGTCTAAGGAATTCAGTAAAGAAAAAAGAAGCAGTCGCTGCTCATGATTATAAAAAACCTGCCGGCCTGACACATTTTCTGAAAGCGTATTATGATGAAGAGCGTGGAGAGGTCAGTCCGCTGTATGCACAGGAATCGTACCGGCTTCATTCATTTGCACAGGCCAACTGTTTTATTGTTTTGCCGGAAGAATCTGCAGGATGCCTGAAAGGAGATAAGGTAGAAATCCATCTGCTGCCGGTATAA
- a CDS encoding DUF4142 domain-containing protein, which produces MKNSILAILAVASMVACKKNETTSTDKAGDSTAMAAPATDSGMMNNTDSTAVTGTADAKANLSDQDKKFADAAAKGGMMEVMMGQLAATNANSATVKSLGQMMAKDHGKANDELKKWASATGYTLPASLDADQQKQYDDLKAKKGAEFDRMYTDLMVTDHQKDIAEFKKEASGGSEASLKSFASTTLPTLEHHLMESEKAKASVK; this is translated from the coding sequence ATGAAAAATTCAATTTTAGCCATTTTAGCAGTTGCTTCTATGGTAGCATGTAAAAAGAACGAAACTACATCAACTGACAAGGCCGGAGACAGTACAGCAATGGCTGCGCCTGCCACTGATTCAGGTATGATGAATAATACTGATTCTACTGCTGTAACCGGAACTGCCGATGCAAAAGCTAACTTGAGCGATCAGGATAAAAAGTTTGCAGACGCAGCGGCAAAAGGCGGAATGATGGAAGTGATGATGGGCCAGTTAGCAGCAACTAATGCCAACAGCGCAACAGTAAAATCACTGGGGCAGATGATGGCAAAAGACCATGGTAAAGCCAATGACGAGCTTAAAAAATGGGCATCAGCAACAGGATATACGCTGCCTGCTTCTTTAGATGCAGACCAGCAGAAACAGTATGATGACCTGAAAGCCAAAAAAGGGGCAGAATTTGACCGTATGTATACTGATCTTATGGTAACCGACCATCAGAAAGATATCGCAGAATTCAAAAAAGAAGCCTCAGGCGGTTCTGAAGCTTCATTGAAATCTTTTGCCAGCACTACGCTTCCTACTTTAGAGCATCATTTGATGGAATCTGAAAAAGCAAAAGCTTCCGTAAAATAA
- a CDS encoding xanthine dehydrogenase family protein molybdopterin-binding subunit, producing MSKESELSRRKFLQLAGLGGAALCLGIFPSVSAAKVILPETALAESVEMNSWIIINTSGKITLVDHRAEMGQGSYHSVPQIIAEELEVDLSQIEVIFAQGSTKYGSQITGGSSTIRASYKNLLKLSATAREMLRQAAADTWKVPVNECMARSGNIVHEKSGRKMHYGELVLAASQLTAPEKVTLKQRSEYKIIGKPLKRIDTPLKTNGTAVFGLDKRIPGMMFASVERNPRLRGKVASFDDTAARKIKGVKDVIKISMKVYDTEREGVAVIADNSWAALQGRKVLKVTWDDSGFEHISTKKVYEKHHELLMREEGLPAKEQGTVNVQASVQRKKIDSVYHTPYQSHLAMEPLNCIAHYRKDKIEIWGPIQAPDWIQKDIAKEFGMEPKNVIVNMTFLGGGFGRKAFTDYPNEAVAISKKINAPVQVIWSREDDAVQGPFRPGVSYRGESIIENGKLTDLKFRMVGQNIKHWSDKKRGIANENTTEGFMEPYFKSIKNIKFSDIPFETPVPVLWWRSVYASTNGFAYESFMDEIAHQMNMDPLEFRRVHMDNERTRKLIDRLKEVSGWKKSSQDKGYGIAITECFDSTVGQVVKVSKRKEGGVKIDKVWAVIDCGWYVNPDIIEAQVEGSIIMALGAATMDAQTFTDGMADKANFHSYKLPRIYDIPPLEVHIMENKEDAGGVGEPGLPPFAPALANAVFDLTGKRIRTLPFDMSKV from the coding sequence ATGTCTAAAGAATCAGAACTTTCAAGAAGAAAATTTTTGCAGCTGGCCGGCCTGGGAGGTGCTGCATTGTGCCTCGGAATATTTCCTTCCGTTTCGGCAGCAAAAGTCATCCTGCCGGAAACGGCACTGGCAGAAAGCGTGGAAATGAATTCATGGATTATCATTAACACCTCCGGTAAGATTACCTTGGTGGATCACCGTGCGGAAATGGGTCAGGGGTCCTACCATTCCGTTCCCCAGATTATTGCAGAAGAGCTTGAGGTAGACCTCAGCCAGATAGAAGTGATATTTGCACAGGGAAGCACAAAATACGGAAGCCAGATTACCGGCGGAAGCTCTACCATCAGGGCTTCCTATAAAAACTTGTTGAAATTAAGTGCCACGGCTAGGGAAATGCTCCGGCAGGCCGCCGCCGATACCTGGAAAGTCCCGGTCAATGAATGTATGGCCAGAAGCGGAAATATCGTTCATGAAAAATCCGGCCGTAAAATGCATTACGGAGAGTTAGTACTTGCGGCATCACAGCTTACTGCGCCGGAAAAAGTAACGCTGAAGCAGCGTTCGGAATATAAAATTATCGGCAAGCCACTGAAAAGAATCGATACGCCTTTAAAAACCAACGGTACTGCGGTATTCGGCCTGGATAAGAGGATTCCTGGGATGATGTTCGCATCCGTGGAAAGAAACCCGAGACTGAGGGGGAAAGTGGCAAGTTTTGATGATACGGCTGCCAGAAAAATAAAAGGCGTTAAGGACGTTATCAAAATCAGCATGAAAGTATATGATACTGAGCGCGAAGGAGTCGCTGTCATTGCAGACAACAGCTGGGCAGCGCTGCAGGGCCGTAAAGTCCTGAAGGTAACCTGGGATGATTCCGGTTTTGAGCATATCAGCACTAAAAAAGTATATGAAAAGCATCATGAGCTTCTTATGCGTGAAGAAGGCCTCCCTGCCAAAGAACAGGGAACTGTGAATGTACAGGCTTCAGTCCAGAGGAAAAAGATAGATTCCGTATACCATACCCCTTACCAGTCACATCTGGCCATGGAACCCCTGAACTGTATTGCCCATTACCGGAAAGACAAAATTGAGATCTGGGGACCAATCCAGGCACCGGACTGGATCCAGAAAGATATCGCAAAGGAATTCGGCATGGAACCGAAAAATGTTATCGTTAACATGACATTTTTAGGCGGCGGATTCGGGCGTAAAGCATTTACCGATTATCCAAATGAGGCCGTGGCCATCTCCAAAAAGATCAATGCACCGGTACAGGTGATATGGTCAAGGGAAGATGATGCGGTCCAGGGCCCGTTCAGGCCGGGCGTTTCCTACAGAGGGGAAAGTATTATTGAAAACGGTAAGCTTACCGACCTGAAATTCCGTATGGTCGGGCAGAACATCAAGCACTGGTCAGACAAGAAGCGCGGAATTGCCAATGAAAATACCACGGAAGGTTTCATGGAACCTTATTTTAAATCGATTAAAAATATTAAGTTTTCCGATATCCCTTTTGAAACCCCGGTACCTGTATTGTGGTGGAGATCCGTATATGCATCCACCAACGGATTTGCCTATGAAAGCTTTATGGATGAAATTGCCCATCAGATGAATATGGACCCGTTGGAATTCAGGAGAGTGCATATGGATAACGAAAGGACCCGGAAGCTGATCGACAGGCTGAAAGAAGTCAGTGGTTGGAAAAAAAGTTCTCAGGATAAAGGATACGGGATTGCCATTACCGAATGTTTCGACAGTACCGTAGGTCAGGTGGTCAAGGTATCAAAACGCAAAGAAGGAGGCGTGAAGATTGATAAAGTCTGGGCCGTGATCGATTGCGGCTGGTATGTTAACCCGGATATTATTGAAGCACAGGTAGAAGGCTCTATCATAATGGCATTGGGTGCAGCAACCATGGATGCGCAGACTTTCACAGACGGTATGGCAGATAAAGCCAACTTTCATTCCTACAAGCTTCCGCGGATTTATGATATTCCGCCTCTTGAAGTACATATTATGGAAAATAAAGAAGATGCCGGAGGCGTGGGGGAACCCGGATTGCCGCCGTTTGCTCCTGCACTGGCAAATGCTGTTTTTGACCTGACCGGAAAAAGGATAAGGACCCTGCCATTCGATATGTCAAAAGTATAG
- a CDS encoding DUF421 domain-containing protein: MNLNFEEMFIGDLNFTFAFEIIIRTLIMFSMVLLVLRMAGKKGVRQLSLFEVAIIIALGSAAGDPMFNKDYSILTSVVVFGAIIALYRLITMLASKSEKFERIIEGDPLYVIEDGEFVLVDDISHTFAKDEFFAEMRQASIEHLGQIKTAILETNGNISFYYFPDDEVKYGLPIQPKVYEKKSEQVKAKGIFACTYCGSTEELEPGTSECTRCRQKEWVKAINTTRLT, encoded by the coding sequence ATGAATCTGAACTTTGAAGAAATGTTTATCGGCGACCTTAATTTTACATTTGCTTTTGAAATTATCATCAGAACACTGATTATGTTCAGTATGGTGCTGTTGGTTTTACGGATGGCAGGAAAAAAAGGGGTGCGGCAATTGTCCCTGTTTGAAGTGGCCATTATTATTGCGCTGGGCTCAGCGGCCGGAGACCCGATGTTTAACAAAGATTACTCCATTCTGACTTCCGTAGTGGTATTTGGTGCCATCATCGCCCTCTACCGCCTGATTACCATGTTAGCGAGCAAAAGCGAAAAGTTTGAAAGGATTATTGAAGGCGATCCCTTATATGTAATTGAAGACGGAGAATTTGTGCTGGTAGATGACATCAGCCATACTTTTGCGAAAGATGAATTTTTTGCAGAAATGAGGCAGGCAAGTATTGAACACCTCGGACAGATCAAAACAGCTATTTTGGAAACCAACGGAAATATCAGTTTTTACTATTTCCCTGATGATGAAGTGAAATACGGACTTCCCATACAACCCAAGGTTTATGAAAAAAAATCTGAACAGGTAAAAGCAAAAGGAATATTTGCATGTACGTACTGCGGAAGTACAGAAGAATTGGAACCCGGAACATCAGAATGCACCCGATGCAGACAAAAAGAATGGGTAAAAGCAATAAATACCACCCGTCTGACCTGA